The genomic interval GCTACGGCCGGGAGGAGGGCTTCGTGCAGGTGCAGCGCGGCGACGGCAACCAATGGGCGTTCTACGTCCTGCCCAGGTCCGGCGCGCCGATCCAGATCGCGACCTATGACGACCATTTCGCCTTCGCGACGCTGGGGCCGGACGGCGCGGTCTATGCGATCAGCCGCGACGGCGCGCCGAACGGCAAGATCGTCAAGCTGAAGCCGCCCTTCGCGCCGCTGGCGCTGGCCAAGGCGCCGGTCATCGTGCCGGAGAGCAATGTTGCGATCCTGTCGGGCGGGGCGGAAGCCCAAGAGCTCGACCTGGCGCTCAGCCGCGACCGGCTGTTCGTGCGCGACATCGTCGGCGGCCCGAACGAGGTCCGCGTCTTCGCGCTCGACGGCAAGCCCTTGGGCAAGCTGCCGCTGCCGGAGATCGCCGGCAACACCGAGATTGCGCCGCTCGGCAATGGCGACGTGCTGTTCAACGTCGCGACCTATTTGCGGCCGACCTATTACGCGCTCTGGCATCCTGCGACCGGCAAGGTCGAGGAGACGGGCCTGAAGATCACCTCGCCCGTGTCCTATGACGATGCGCAGGTCGTGCGCGGCTTCGCGACCTCGAAGGACGGCACCAAGGTCCCGGTCAGCATCATCGCCCGCAAGGGCGCCAAGCTCGACGGCACCAATCCGACGCTGCTCTACGGCTATGGCGGCTACGGCATCTCCTCGACGCCGTATTTCCTGGGACCGATGTGGCGGCTCTGGCTGGACGCCGGCGGCGTCTATGCGGACGCCAATATCCGCGGCGGCTCGGAATATGGCGAGCGCTGGCACACGCAAGGCATGCTGCTCAAGAAACAGAACGTGTTCGACGATTTCGCCGCCGTCGCGCAGTACCTGATCGACAAGAAGTACACCTCGCATGAGCGCCTGGCGCTGCTCGGCGGGTCGAATGGCGGGCTGCTGATGGGCGCGGAGATCACCCAGCATCCGCTTCTCGCGCGCACGGTGATCTCCGCCGTCGGCATCTACGACATGGTGCGGTGGGAGAACGATCCGAACGGCGCCTTCAACACCTCGGAGTTCGGCACGGTCAAGAATCCGGAACAGTTCAAGGTGCTCTACGGCTATTCGCCCTATCACCACATGGTGCGCGGGACGTCCTATCCGTCGGTGCTGCTGATGACCGGGGCGACCGACGGGCGGGTCAATCCGATGCACTCGCGCAAATTCGCCGCCGCCCTGCAGGCCGCGAGCGGTTCGGGCCTGCCGATCCTGCTCAGGACCTCGGCGAATTCGGGCCACGGCATCGGCAGCTCGCTGGACGAGCGGATCGCCGAGCGCACCGACGAGCTGACCTTCCTGTTCGACCGGATGGGCGTAACGCCCAAACCTTGAAACGATGGGCCCTGAACGGCAGGCCCTGAAAAGAAAAGGGGGCGCGAAGCATGGCTTCGCGCCCCGATCGAACCGATGTCCGGTGCTTACCAGCCCCAGCCGCGGCAATAGCGGTCATGGTG from Rhizomicrobium sp. carries:
- a CDS encoding prolyl oligopeptidase family serine peptidase, which gives rise to MKRVPQALLMTVMCAVATAAATIPAAPPTPAGNTVDVVQGTSVLDPYRWLEDWNDPKVKTWSDAQNARTRAYLDALPYRGAVAARLAKLIKASSPAYYHLEAHGPHVFALYSDPAFQQPMLVTLNAAADPASRKALIDPNALDKKGLTSIDWFAVSPDGTKVAVSLSQSGSEDGTLHVYDVATGKEIDKPIADVQFPTAGGSAAWTRDATGFWYTRYPGAAAPEADRHFFQAVYFHKLGTDVAKDPLVLGPKNGLERVSEIFLDTRYGREEGFVQVQRGDGNQWAFYVLPRSGAPIQIATYDDHFAFATLGPDGAVYAISRDGAPNGKIVKLKPPFAPLALAKAPVIVPESNVAILSGGAEAQELDLALSRDRLFVRDIVGGPNEVRVFALDGKPLGKLPLPEIAGNTEIAPLGNGDVLFNVATYLRPTYYALWHPATGKVEETGLKITSPVSYDDAQVVRGFATSKDGTKVPVSIIARKGAKLDGTNPTLLYGYGGYGISSTPYFLGPMWRLWLDAGGVYADANIRGGSEYGERWHTQGMLLKKQNVFDDFAAVAQYLIDKKYTSHERLALLGGSNGGLLMGAEITQHPLLARTVISAVGIYDMVRWENDPNGAFNTSEFGTVKNPEQFKVLYGYSPYHHMVRGTSYPSVLLMTGATDGRVNPMHSRKFAAALQAASGSGLPILLRTSANSGHGIGSSLDERIAERTDELTFLFDRMGVTPKP